In Periplaneta americana isolate PAMFEO1 chromosome 4, P.americana_PAMFEO1_priV1, whole genome shotgun sequence, one DNA window encodes the following:
- the LOC138698632 gene encoding zinc finger protein 26-like: MMDVIKMESEVNSVAVGIGDDMETEEELLPEVDNMLDHDTDERKVELVDPGCGPASSLCFEEMPVPITFPVVKSEPEEYSWDMDEKNLDLATEDNAILPDKFTGPCDASTGDVLDNETLSEGMSQSGDLGLQQLTASQTDHKLSRTEDKPFKCQFCSVRYKFRSFLKSHLRLHTGDNPLRCEICGKYFSISPDLKSHMRYAHKQSFKCDICFKKLPTPDSLKVHLEWHSTREDFQCSICGKGLASANSLNKHLKRHTGVKPYKCNLCPREFTTKDSLDYHIRSHTGERPFRCEDCGRNFKNKPLLKLHKCKQKPQTECHICFENLSTPESLRAHKEWHATMKVFKCSFCGKDLANYSSLWRHFRTHTGVKPYKCNLCLREFGSKDSLEYHIRSHTGERPFGCEECGRNFKSRQLLGRHKCSERPQTSCGICFEDLATPESLKVHMQSHSPGKTLKCSICGKSLANSNTLKKHLKTHTGEKPYKCDVCHREYTAKASLEIHIRSHTGERPFRCEECGCNFKSRDKLRVHKCKQKPKTTCDICFENLQTPHSLKVHMLLHSPRQTLKCFICGKGLANSKTLRKHLKSHTGVKPFKCNLCPSEFTTKDSLEYHIRSHTGERPFSCEECGCNFKSKQSLRVHKRKHHPQTT, encoded by the exons ATGATGGATGTGATCAAGATGGAATCCGAGGTCAACTCAGTGGCTGTAGGAATAGGTGACGATATGGAGACAGAGGAGGAGCTTTTACCAGAG GTGGACAACATGTTAGATCACGACACAGATGAGAGAAAAGTCGAATTGGTGGATCCCGGCTGTGGTCCAGCTTCTAGTTTGTGCTTTGAGGAAATGCCAGTGCCAATTACATTTCCTGTTGTGAAGAGTGAGCCTGAG GAATATTCATGGGATatggacgagaagaacctggactTAGCAACAGAGGATAATGCAATCTTGCCTGACAA GTTCACTGGACCATGTGATGCGAGCACTGGAGATGTCCTGGACAATGAAACTCTGAGTGAAGGAATGTCACAAAGCGGCGATCTGGGGCTTCAGCAGCTGACAGCTAGTCAGACAGATCACAAGCTCTCACGTACAGAAGACAAACCCTTCAAATGCCAATTTTGTTCGGTACGATATAAATTCAGATCCTTTCTGAAATCTCATCTGCGTTTACATACAGGTGACAATCCATTGAGATGTGAGATTTGCGGGAAATACTTCTCTATTTCTCCAGATCTCAAATCTCACATGCGCTATGCACACAAACAATCTTTCAAATGTGACATTTGTTTCAAGAAATTACCCACGCCAGACAGTCTGAAAGTACACTTGGAGTGGCATTCTACCAGGGAAGATTTTCAATGTAGTATTTGTGGCAAAGGTTTGGCAAGTGCTAACTCGCTAAACAAACACTTAAAAAGACACACTGGAGTGAAACCTTACAAGTGCAACCTTTGTCCTCGTGAGTTCACTACAAAAGATTCTTTGGACTATCATATACGCTCACATACTGGCGAGAGACCGTTCAGATGTGAGGACTGTGGGCGTAACTTTAAAAACAAACCACTTCTCAAACtacataaatgcaaacaaaagccACAAACCGAATGTCATATTTGTTTCGAGAATTTATCAACACCAGAGAGTCTGAGAGCTCACAAGGAGTGGCATGCTACAATGAAGGTTTTTAAATGTAGCTTTTGTGGCAAAGATTTGGCAAATTATAGCTCACTATGGAGGCACTTTAGAACACACACTGGAGTGAAGCCGTACAAGTGCAACCTTTGTCTTCGTGAGTTCGGTTCAAAAGATTCTTTGGAGTATCATATACGCTCACACACGGGCGAGAGACCGTTCGGATGTGAGGAATGTGGGCGTAACTTCAAAAGCAGACAATTACTTGGACGACATAAATGCTCAGAAAGGCCACAAACCTCATGTGGTATTTGTTTTGAGGATTTAGCGACACCAGAGAGTCTGAAAGTACACATGCAGTCGCATTCGCCagggaaaactttgaaatgtagcATTTGCGGCAAAAGTTTGGCAAATTCTAACACACTAAAGAAGCACTTGAAAACacacactggcgagaaaccttaCAAGTGCGACGTTTGTCATCGTGAGTACACTGCAAAAGCTTCCTTGGAAATTCATATACGCTCACACACTGGCGAGAGACCGTTCCGATGTGAGGAGTGTGGGTGTAATTTTAAGAGCAGAGATAAACTCAGAGtacataaatgcaaacaaaagccAAAAACTACATGTGATATATGTTTCGAGAATTTACAGACACCTCACAGTCTGAAAGTACACATGCTGTTGCATTCTCCAAggcaaactttgaaatgtttcatttgTGGCAAAGGTTTGGCAAATTCTAAAACACTAAGGAAACACTTGAAAAGTCACACTGGagtgaaacctttcaaatgcaacCTTTGTCCTAGTGAGTTCACTACAAAAGATTCTTTGGAATATCATATACGCTCACACACCGGCGAGAGACCGTTCAGCTGTGAGGAATGTGGGTGTAACTTTAAAAGCAAACAAAGTCTCAGAGTACATAAACGCAAACATCATCCACAAACcacgtga